CCGGCGTGTCGTGACGCCCGCCCCTCGTCCCCCGCGTGCTCAGGGCTTCGGCTTGGAGCCCGTGAGCTGCGACGGGTGGGTGGGCACCTGGATCTCCCCGGCGATGATCTTCGCCTTGAGCGACTCCAGCGTGCGCAGGGCCTCGTCCTTGCCGGGGAAGTCCAGCCGCACCGGGGCATAGGCGATGCCGCCCTCCTTGAGGCCCAGGGTCTGGGTGCCGCCCCGGAACTGGCCGCGCACCTGATCGCGCACGGCCTCGTACACCACCAGGTCCACGCGCTTGATGACCGCGGACAGCACGGCCTTGGGCGCCAGATGGGAGGGATCCGAGTCCACGCCCATCACGTAGACGACCTTCCCCCCGTCGCGCGCTTCCTTCACCGCCTGGATGGCGCCCAGTCCATCCACCCCCGCCGCCGCGAAGATGACGTCCGAGCCCTTGGTCAGCAGATCCTGCCCCACCTGCTTGCCCAGGGCGAAGTTGGTGAAGCCGCCGGTGTAGTTGACCACCACCGTGGCCTTGGGGTTGGTGGCCGCCACGCCGGCGCGGAAGCCCGCCTCGAAGCGCTTGACCAGCGGTATCTCCATGCCGCCCACGAAGCCCACCTTGTTCGTCTTCGTCGCGAGTCCCGCCAGCGCCCCCACCAGGTAGCAGCCCTCCTCCTCGCGGAAGACGACGGTGCGCACGTTGGGCAGGGTGTACGGCTCGCCCTGGGCCGACAAGAGCGGACTGTCCACGAGCAGGAAGTGCATCTCCGGGTCGCGCTTCGCGGCCGTCTCCACCGCGTTCTCCAACTGGAAGCCCACCGCGAGCGACAGCGGCACGCCCTGGTCCGCGAGCAGTTGCAGGTTGGGCTCGTAGTCCTCCGCCACGCGGCTCTGGATGACGATCGGACTGATGCCGAGCGGCTCCACCGGCGAGTCGCGCCGGGCCAGATCCTCACCCAGCGAGCCCTGGAGCGAGGCCTGCCGCTGCTCGGGGGTGAGATCCTTGTAGCTGCCCCCCTCGTACTTCACGCCCGCGGCCCACTCCTCCAGCCCCCGCAGGGCCGAGTCGTTGAAGGACTGGTCCCCCCGTCCTCCGAGGCTGAGCACGAGGCCCACCCGCGTCGTCTGCGGCGCGGGCTTCACGGTCTCCGGGGTGGTCGCGGCCGCTGGGGCGGACGGGGCGGCGGGGGCCACCGGGGTGGGTTCCTCCTTGGCGCTCTTGCAGGCCAGGAGCAGGGACGACGCGAGGAGCAGGGTCGAGAGGCTCGGGCGCATGGGCCCGTGTCCTAGCATGGAGGCGATGCGTCAGGTGCTGGAGCCGTCCGCGCGCATGCGGTGGAGCCGGTCATAGTGCCGGTAGCCGAGCTGGTCGAGCGCGTCCGGGGATGCCAGGCCGATGTCCACCAGGGTCTTGATGTCGTACGTGCCCGCGAGCACCGGCGGCGCGTAGTTCCGCACGGCCTCGGGGGTGCGGAACTTCTCCAGGGGGAAGAGCACCGTGCTCGTGTGCACGTGCATGAAGTGCGCGGCGGACTGCCGCTGCCAGCCGGGAACGCCGGGCGCGGTGATGACGTGCGGCGTCGCCAGGAACGTGCCGCCGGTGAGGATCTCCAGCTGCTGGCCCACCTGGGCGACGATGCACCCGGCCGGCGCGACGCCCCGCACCAGCCGGCCCTTGGGCTGCTCGGGGGTGGCGCGGGTGCGCAGGTACAGCCCGCTCTGATCATCCGGCCGGGGCGCGGGGCGGGCCTGGGGATCCAGGAACCGGCCACCGGGCAGCAGCGTGAGCAGGTTGAAGTCCGTGTGCTCCTCGCCCCAGAGGATGCCGGTGTTCACCTGCGAGGGCTTGAGCGGCAGGTATTGCAGCGCCCGGGTGACGTGGGGGCCCCGCTCGCAGAACCCGGTGAACGTCGTCTGGGGCAGGCCGAGCGCCACGGCGGCTCCCTTCAGCAGCGACAGCCCCGCCTCATGCAGCGAGCGGCCGAGCGAGAGCAGTCCTTCCTGGAAGTACGGCGGCGCGTCCTCGGGCCAGATGTTGTCGGGGTAGAGGTTGGGGAACTCGAGCACGGAGTTCTCGTCGGGCGGGTAGGGCGCGGCGAAGTAGCACTCCTTGAAGTCGGGCTGACCATTGCCGGCCACGGCGACCTCGGTGTTCGGCGGCGTCCAGCCTCGCTGGTACCAGATGTCGGCGCGGCCGTAGGGACGCTTGGCCTCGGTGGGCCGGGCGATGAACGCGCCGAACGCGTCATAGAGCCGCTCGAGCGCCTGGGCATCGACGCCATGGTTCTTCACGTAGACGAGTCCGAAGACACCGAAGGCCTCCCGGAGCGCCAGCGCGCCGCGCTCGATACGGGATGGGTCCTCCGACGAGAGATCAGCGAGGTCGACAGTGGGAATGTTCATCGGGAGTTCGGCCATGGCGGCTCCTGGTGTACCGCGCCTCGCGTCCTGACGGAATACGAGCCGGGGAGAATGTCCCCGGCCCATCGTCTCACCGCGGAGCGTCAGCGCACGCCGGACGTCGAGCTTCCGGGCTGCGTGGAGGGCAGGGTCGAGAGCCCGGGTTGCTGCACCGGGGTGCTTCCAGGCAGGGTCGTGGTGCTGCCCGACAAGGAGCTGCCCGACAAGGAGCTGCCCGACAGTGGGCTGCCCGACAGTGGGCTGCCCAGCGAGGAACCGCTCGACAAGGAGCTACCCAACGAGGAACCGCTCGACAACGAGCTGCCCGACAGCGACCCACTCGACAGCGAGCTGGAGTTGCTTGGCAGCGTCGTCTGGAAGCTCGAGGAACCTGTCAGGGGCTGCTGGAGTGTGTAGCTGCCCGTCAGGGGCTGCTGGAGGCCATAGGTACCGGTCAGCGGCTGCTGAAGGGCATAGCTGCCGGCCATCGGCTGCTGGAGGCCATAGGTACCGGTCAGTGGCTGCTGAAGGGCATAGCTGCCGGCCATCGGCTGCTGGAACTGGGTGGTGTCTTGTTGCTGTGCATTGGCGATTCCCACCATGCCCAACGAGGTCGTCACCACCGCGACCGCCAGGATGTTCGTTCGCATGTTCTCGCCTTTCATTCGTGAGGCGCGTGGCCGCGGGGGAAACCTCTTTCCCGACCAGGACCAGCCATCGCGGTTCCCAAGGAAAAAGTATTCACGAGCGGACGCTCGCAGAAGCGTCCCTCCCCAGCGTCGCGAGTCGGCGAGCGATGGGACGCGCCTACCTGCCCGAGGGGGACGGCCAGAAGGTCACCGCCCGGGCGCTCTCCGAATTCCAGACGAGCTTGCCTCCCCGGTACAGGTACGGGTGAGCACCGGAGTCGGCGAGCGAGAGCAGGAGAAAGGCCCCCCGTGTCTGGACGCTGGCCAGGTCATTGGGCCGCAGGGGAAAGCCGGGGAGCGCGGACACCTTCTGCTTGTCCACCTTGCGCACGAGCCCCGTCGCCAGTGCTTCCTCCTCCCCGAAGGGGATGCTCCAGACCGCGAGGCGCGAGCCCCCTCGGCGCAACAGGGTCCACTCTCCCTCGGGCTCCTCCGGGGAAAAGGCATACAGCTGATCGAGCACGACGTCGTCCTCGAGTTCCTCGGGTGTGAAGCGAGGATCCAGGGTGTGGTTCGAGCGCTCACCCAGTTTCTGGCGCAGCGCGAGCACCCGCGGCCCCGTGGTGTCGGTGGTGGCCTTCACTTCCCGCCGCTTCCAGGCGCCGTCCCGCCATTGGAAGGCGTGGGTGATCAGGGGCCGCTTTCCCTCGTTCGTCTCGAGCACGACGCGGGTGCCGTCGATCTCCGCCTCGCCCCGCCGCTCCTGCTCGGGGGTGGGCTTCTGCAGGGTGAGCCCCAGCAACTGGCCCTCGGCATCGAAGCCGAACTCGATGAGCTCTCCCGAGCCCGGCAAGGGCAGCTCCGTGGCGGTGGCCGCCTCCACGTCCACGAGGAACAGGCGGTCTCGGAAGGCGGGGGAGGGGAAGCGCTCGGGGAAGGTGGGCCTGCCCGTCACGGGCGCGCTGACGCCGCCGCGCCAGAACCTCGCCGCGCCGTGTTTCCCATCCCGGCTCAGGGCGGTGGCTCCTCCCTGGCAGTCCACCGCGAGCCGGGCGATGACCTGACGGACGGCCGAGAGGGGTTGGAGTCGGACCCACTCACAGCCCTCTCCGGCGGGCTCGAGCAGGGACACCAGGGGCTCGGGCGCACGGGACGTCCGGGGTTCCCGGGCGAGTGCCGGCGCCGCGGACCACAGCAACAGCAGGAGCGAGACGGACAGGGGGCGGTGGAGGGTCGTCACGAGGCGACCCATTGTTCCACACGCCCCCCGTGGGGGCTGAATCAGATGTTCCAGCGGATCATGCCCTGGAGCACGTTCTCGATCTTCCCCTGGATGAGGTAGCGGTTGTAGCCGAGCTGGTATTCGGCTCCCAGGTAGATCTTGCCCGGGGTGAACCGCACGAGCTTGCCGAAGTCCCACAGCAGCTCGGGCTGGGCCAGGAAGAAGCGGTTGCCGCGCGAGCCCGTCATCGTGCCCACGCCCTCTCCCTCGCCGAACAGACCCGTCTGGAAGAAGCCGAGGAAGAGGAAGTCCTGCGTGCCCAGCGAGAAGGACTTCTGCCAGGCGAGGCCCACCTGCAGGTCCACACCCCGGAAGGCCCAGTCATCGCGGATGACCGTGGTGGCCGTCACGAAGTCCATGCCCGGCACGGCCAGGTCCCACTGCAGGCCGTAGTAGTGGAGCATGCCGAACTTGCTCACGTGCTCCATCTCGTACTTGAGCGAGACGTCGCGCAGCGGCCCCCAGTCGAACTTGCGCTCCAGCACCTTCTCGGCGATCGACTTGGGCGACACCGCCACCGTGATGCCACCGAAGAAGCCGCCCTTCTGGTTGGCGCTCTGCTTGAAGACGCTCGCGGGGGTGAAGGGGCCGGTGATGTCGTAGTACAGGAACACCGACCCGTACTCCCACTGCTGGAAGGCCTTGATGGTCAGCGTGGTCCGTGCGCCGCCGCCATTGAAGTCCTCGTTGAAGCAGTCCACGGCGCCGCGGTATCGGCCTCCGAAGGCCATGTTGTCCTTGTCCCCGGTGAAGCACGGTGCGCGCAACAGCTCGAACCAGACTCCAGCGAAGGCGGTGGACGACGTCAGGAAGGAGGCGAGCAGGGCGACAAAACACAACGAGCGACGATTCATGCGGATCCCCTCGGGTGGCGCGCCCTAGTGAAGGCGGGGGACCGGCTTCGTCAAGTTTTCACGAGCGCGATGTGCCAGGCCAGGGGCACCCACGGGCCGTGGGCGCCCCGCTTCACCCTCGCGTCAATCCTTGCACCCTCAAGGACGTGCGAGGCAAAGCGCCTTGGAGGGCACCTCACCCCGAGCCGCGGACTCCCCGGGGTGACGGGAGGAGGACTCGGGGCCCGCCAGGGACTCCACCTGGGCGGCGCGCAGGTGCAGCAGCGGTCCCGGCACCAGTCCGCCGAGCACCACCAGGGCGAACAGGGCGAACACCATCCCCCGCTCCCGGGGCAGCAAGTCCTCCACCGTCTCCAGCAGGGCCGCCTGGCCATGGGCGTGCGGGCCGAGGAATGTGCGCTGGAAGGCGCGCAGGAAGGTGACGCCGTTGATGGCGGTGGTCAGCAGCAGGGGTAGCGCCACCAGCGGGTGGGTGTCCAGGATGCCGTGCAGCAGCAGATCCTCGCCCACGAAGCTCAGCGTGCCCGGGAAGCCGAGGCTGCCAAAGCCCATGAGGAAGAAGAAGGCCGCCAGACGCGGGGCGCGGCGCACGAGTCCTCCCAGCCGCGTCATGTCCGTGGTGCCCGTGCGGGACTCGATGGCGCGCACGACGAGATCCAACCCCGTGAGCGCGATGCCCGCGGCCACGCTCTGGACGAGCGCGCCGGAGATGCTCTGCGTGTTGCCGATGGCCACCCCCGCCAGCATCAGGCCCGACTGGCTCGCCAGGAGGAAGCCCACCACGCGGCGCAGGTCCGTCTGCGCCAGCGCCAGCAGCGAGCCATACAGGGCGGCGCACAGGCCCAGCGTTCCGAGCATCACCCCACCCCGGTTCCACTCCCCGGGCAGCAGCGGCATCACCACGCGCACCAGCAGGTACAGCCCCGCGTGCGCGTTCACCAGCAGCAGGCCCACCCCGAACGGGCCGCGCGCCATGAGCACGGGCAGCCAGGAGTGGAAGGGCACCACCGCCATGCGCACGCACACCGTCAGCATCAACAACGTGAACACGGGCAGGTGCCACGTCGCCGGCAGCCCCCGGGCGATCAGCTCCGTCAGGGCGAAGGGCGCCTGGGCGCCGGAGCGCCAGCCCCCCAGGCCCACCAGGGCCGTGGCCACCACCAGCGGCAGCGTGCTCACGAGCATGTAGACGCCGAAGGTGCGCAGCGTCCGGGCCTCGGGCCGTGCCCGCGCCTCGCGCGCCAGCAGCGCGCCGGTCGGCACCAGGGTGGCGATGAAGAAGACGGTCATCAGCGCCAGGTCCTCGGCGCAGAAGAAGCCCAGGGTCATGCTCTCGGTGAGCAGCAGCGCGCCGAGCGTGCTCCGATCGAGCGACTGGCGCGGACCGGCCGCCACCAGCCCCAGGGTGAGCAGCGCGGTGACCACCAGCGCCAGCACGCTCATGCCGTCCACGCCCAGCCGCAGCTCCACGCCGAGCCCCGGCACGCGGAACCACGACTCATGCAACTGCACGCCGGGGACGCCGCCCTCGAAGAGGACCACCGCGCCCAGCGTCAGCAGCAGGGTGAGCGCCGCCACGCCGAGCGCCGCCTGCCGCTGACGCTCGGGCTGACGGAGCCGGTGCAGCACCGCGGCGCCCAGTGCGGGCAACACCACCAGGAGGGAGAGAAGGGGAAGGGACGAGCGCATCACACGACTCCTGTCGACTGACTCTGACTGCTCGGCGCCTGCTTCGGCTCCGCGGGTGCCTTCTCGGCGGGGGCGGACTTCCAGCCGCTCAGCGCGCCCGTCCAGCTCCGTTCCATCCGGTCCATCCACTGGCCCGCGCGCAGCAGCGGACCCATCGCCCAGCGCTCGTGCATCACCTCCAGCGAGAAGCGCTCCAGCGCCAGCCGGTAGAAGCGCCGCCGCCATCCCTCGGGGAGGACGTGGTGGGCCACCGCCACCGTGGGACGCCGCGCCTCGCGCAGGGCCGCGCGGCGCGCCAGCTCATCGCGCAGCACGGACGGGGCGCGCAGCAACTGCAGACAGCGCAGGCAGGCGTGCGCCACCAGATGCACCAGCGCCAGCCGGTACAGGCCCAGCCCCACCTCGGCGAACATCAACCCCACCTGCGTGAGGACGCCATAGGCCAGCGAGCTCTTCACGTCCGTCTGCACTCGCCACACCAGCGTGGCGTGCACGGCCGTCAGCAGGCCCACCACCACGAGGGCCCCGCTCGCCACGGGAGAGCGCTGCAGCAGCGGCGCCACGCGCAGGAGCAGGTAGACGCCCGCGTGCACCGACAGGGCGCCATAGAAGAGGGCGCTCGAGGGCGTCGGGCCCTCCATGGCGCGCGGCAGCCAGCTGCTGAAGGGCAGCTGGGCCGACTTGCCCATGGCCGCCAGCATCAGGCACAACCCCAGCGCCGTCGCCGGCCCCATCGCCATGGCCACCGCCGGTGCCGGCCAGGCCCGGGCGCCGAGCGCCTCGGCCCACTCGGCCGTGCCCGCGAAGTGGTGCAGCAGCACCGCGCCCATCAACAGGCCCATGTCGCACAGTCGGTAGAGCGTGAAGGCCCTCAAGCCCGAGCGCACCGGCGTCGTGCGCTCGTGGAAGAAGCCGATGAGCAGCGCCGACGTGAGGCCCACCAGCTCCCAGCCCACGAAGAGCAGATCGATGGTGCCGCTGGCCACCAGCACCTGCATGCCCGAGGCGAACAGGGCCAGCAGCAGGAAGAAGCGCGCGAAGCCCGGCTCGCGGTGCAGGTAGTTCACCGAGAAGCGGCCGATGAGCAGGGTGATGGCGCTCGAGAGCACCATCATCGTCGCGGACAGCCGGTCGATGAACAGCGTCACCGGGAAGGTGTACGCGCCGCTGGAGAACCACCGGCCCAGCTCCACCACCCACGCGTCCTGGTGGCGCCACACGAGGCCCGTCGCCGCTACCACCGAGGCGCCCAGCGACAGCCACAAGGCGCCGAGCACCCCGCGCACCACAGCGCGCTCGCCCGGCGCGCGGTGCAACAGCATCACGCCGCCCAGCGTCACGAAGGCCAGCAGGGGCCAGAGCGGGGCGGTGGCGGCGACCCACCCCAGTTCGAGGTTACCGACGGACATGGTCAGACTCTTTCTTCTGGGAAGCGTCGATCAGCGCCGGCGGCAGGAAATCGCGCTGACCGCGATACCACTCCGGCGAGGAGGCCACCACCGGCAGGGGCGCCGGCGGCGGGGTGACGGGTTGGAAGCCCCGGGGCGTGAAGCGCATCTGCGCGCCGGTGACCGGGTCCACGCTCACGAGCTGGACCCATTCATTGCCAATGAGCTCGCGCAGGATGGGCTGGCGCTCGTAGATGCCCGCGAGCACCTCCACGCTGGCCTCCACGACCAGGAGCAGCCGCACCGGCTCGTGGATCTCGATCATCTGCCGGGGCAGGCCCGTGCGCAGGTCGCTCTCCACGCCGTCCATCACCCCGAGCAGGCTGGTGAGGTTGTGGGGCAGCTTGGTGCCGGATCCGTAGCGGTCATTGTCGATGCAGGAGAAGTAGTACTCCAGGTTGATGCCCGCGCCCACGGGGCCCGCCGCGGCGAGGATGCGCTCGGCGATGGCGCCCGAGGCATCCCTCGTGGGGTCATACGAGATGAGGAAGGCGCGCCGGTCCAGGAACAGGCCCCGGGTGAGGGCCCGGCGGCCCACCACGCACGTGGCGTTGGTGACGTGGCCCAGCTCGGGACGCGCCTGGCTCAGGTCCGCCGCGCGCTCCTCCACGTGCCGCAGCGCCGCCTCGGGAGAGAGGCTCAGGGGCGCGGACTCGAAGCGCCGGCAGCGCTCGTGCGCCGACAGGGTGCGCGCGCTGTCCAGCGACTCCTTCAGGGCGGCCAGCTCGCCGCGCAAGGACTCGGGCACCGCCTCGGTGTCGTAGAGCACGATCTCATCGGTGGTGGTGTTGTGTAGGCCGCCGATGAACCACGTCGTGTCGGGGATGTGGATGCCGCGCTCGCGCAAGAGCGCGCGCACCTCGGGCCGGTTGGCCATCTCCGAGAACAGGCGCGCGTTGGGGCCGCCGTGACGGCCACCGCAGGCGCCGCAGTCGTAGGCGGACTGGTGCGGGTTGTTGACGCTGATGGCGCCATGGCCCAGCACCACCACGAGCGGCGCGAAGTCGTCCACCAGCCCCAGGTTCTCCAGCGAGTTGGCCACGCGCGCCGCCTTCTCGGCGACGGTGAAGCCCAGGGGCTTGAGGTGGGCGAGCTGCTCGGCCGCCTCGTCCCTCAGGCTGGTGAGCTGCGTGCGGGGGGCGGGCAGCAGCCGCTGGGCGAGCGCCCGGCGCATCAGGCTCACCCGGCGCGGGGCGAAGACATGCAGGGGCAGCAGCAGCGCGGAGACGAGTCCCAAGAGGGGCGTGAGCAGCCAGCTGAACTCGAGCGCGTGCGAGCCGCCGTGCAGCCAGTGATCGACGCGGGCCCAGAGGGCACGCAGCCGCGAGCGGGACTCGGCCAGGTGGTGGTGATCCGGGTGGGCCCGCTCCTCCACGACGTGCGCCGGGGTGACCACGATGGGGCACAGGGCGGCGAGCCCCGCGTCGTCCAGGCCGCGGTAGTCCATGGCCACGCCGAAGAAGCCGGCGATGCCGAACGTGTCGTGCCGCGGGCTCTGCTCCTCGAAGTGCCGGCGGAAGGACTCCTCGCGGTCATCCATGCAGAAGACGAGCTGGAAGCGCGGATCCTCCACCGTGCGCTCCGGCTCGGGGCGGAGCCGGTTCTGCGCGAGCGCCTGGAGGATGTCCATGCGGTAGTGGTGCTCGTAGGCCTCGTGCCACACGCGGCGGCGCGCCTGCGCGTCGAAGGACTCCAGCCACGCGAGCAGGGCCTGGCGCCGGACGAGCGGGAAGTCCGCCACCTCCAGGGCCGACAGCCCCGCCACCTGCATGAGCTGGAAGAGCCGCCAGCTGCCCTCCTCGAGCGGGCGCTCCAGGGCCGCGGGCCGGTGCGTGGCGGCGTCGCGCGAGCGGGCCATGAGCCCGGAGAGGGGTCCCTGATAGTCCAGCCGGCGCCGGGCCACGGTGCGCAGCGCGTGACGCTCCAGGGTGAGGCGCACGGCGAGGAAGTCGATGAGGTGGGCCGGAGGCGAGCCCGCGGGACGGTCCGCCGGGGTGTGCTCCAGCCGGTGGAACATCCCGGCCCAGCCCGGCAGCGCGAGCAGCACGCGGGTGATGTAGGGCTCCCACTGCGCCTCGGGCACGCCCAGTTCGTCGAGCGCGGCGAGCACCACGTCCCGCGCGGACAGGCCCTGGGCGGCGGCCCGCCTCAAGTCCACCTCGAGGTCCTCCAGCCACTCGGGCAGCACGCCCAGGCCGGTGAGCTTCAACGCGCGCCAGGCGGCGTACAGCCCCGACTCGCGCTCCGGCAGGCTCCAGTGCGACTGGCCCTCGTCGAGGTAGGCCGAGCAGATGCGGATGAGGTGGGGGTTGACCAGCTCGTTGATGTCCTCGCCGGTGGCCAGCCGCAGCAGCTCGCGGTGGCTGCGCACCCCTCCGGGCTCGGCCTTCTCGCGCGAGTCCGGCACGGTGAGCAGGGGCGTGCGGCAGGCGGCCCAGAGCGCCCTCACCGCGAAGCGCTCGGGGTGGCTCTCCAGGTGCTCCTTGAGGGAGGCCAGGGAGCCATCACCCCCGAACGCCGTGGCCAGGGCTTCCTGGACGAGCGCCACCTCGGCGCCCAACCACCCCTCCACGGACAGGGTCGTCGTCGCGCCGAGCAGCCGGGCGCGCACCTGGGCGACATAGGCCTCGGCCCGGGCGGAGGGGATGCCCAGGCGGCGCAGGGCGGTCTCCGGGGCCAGGGCCCGCCGCGGCTCGGCGGCGGTGGTGCGCACGGCGGTGTTCAGCGTGGGTTCGAGCAGGGCCATGGCCAGATCGGTCATCGTCCAGTCCCGGCCCACCCGGTCCAGCCACCCGCGGAGGCCCTCGGTGGAGCGCCGCAGGAGCCGCTCGCGCGCGGCCGCCGACACGTCCGGCCGGAGCGAGGACGTCGCGGACAGCTCGCTCATCCGCCAGCGCAGCGAGGCGGCCGTCTCCACCGCGGGCGGGTGGAGCAGGGCGAGCAGCTCCAGGTCCAGGCGCGACAGTGAGGCCGGCACCATCTCTTCCCGCCGCTCTGCCTGCTCGCGCTCGGCGAGCACCGCCTTGAGATCCACGTCGGTGATGCGCCCGCGCCGGTACAGCTCGCGGTAGCGCGACTCGGGGAGGTAGGTCTCCGTCTCGAACGTGGCGCTCGCGGCGGCCAGCGCTTCGTGGAAGGGCAGGTGCTGGAAGGCGTGCAGCGTGTTGTGGTGCACGAACACGCCGATGGGACCCTGCGCCGGCAACAGGTGGCCCGCGTGCTCCAGCACCTCACTCAGGTGCTGTCCGCGGTCGGTCGAGGGAGAGTGGCTCATGGTCGGAATCCAGACGGGAAGAGTGTCAGGCGCTCAGGAACGGACGGGCAGGGGGGCCTTCGTCGACTTCTTGCGCGCGGCATGAGGATGCGCGGAGAGGCTGCGGTGTTGCTCGAGCCCGCGCACGTGCAGGTGACGGCCCTGGCGGGAGAACTCGCCCTCCAGCTCGTGCAGCCGCTCCATCACCGTGTGGTCCACCAGGCGGGCCTCCGTCAGGTCCACCTCCACGTGGGTCGCGTGGGCATGGCGCGCGAGCTGCTTCTTGAGCTTGAGGAAGTTGGTGAAGACGGCCGCCTGGCGCACGCGCAGCACCACCTGGCCCCCCTCGGTGTGCTCCTCGATCTGCGGCTTGAAGAGGCCGGCGAACGGCGCGCCATTGATGAGGTGCACCACCACCTTGAGGGCGATGCCCGCCGCCACGCCCACCAGCAGATCCGTGGCGAGCGTCACGCCGATGGTGAAGGTGAAGATGACGAACTGCTCGGGCCCGATGCGGAACGTGTTCACGAACTCCTTGGGCGAGGCCAACCGCACGCCCGCGAAGATGAGCATGGCGGCCAGGGCGGCGAGCGGAATCCGGTGGATGAGCATGGGCACGAACGCGACGAAGAGCAGCAGGAACAGGCCGTGGAAGAAGTTGGACTGTCGGCTCCTGGCCCCGTAGCCGATGTTGGCCGAGCTGCGCACCACCTCGGAGATCATCGGCAGTCCACCGAGCATGCCGGCGATGAAGTTACCCACGCCCGTGGCGAGCAGATCCTTGTCGAGATCCGAGCGGCGCTTCTCCGGATCCATCATGTCCATGGCCTTGGCCGTCAGCAGCGACTCGATGCTGCCCACCAGCGCGAACATGACGATGTACTTGATGGATGTCGCGCTGAAGACGGCGGAGAAGTCCGGCAGGGTGATGGCCGACAGGAGGTTGCTCGGCAGGTTCACGAGGAACTTGGGGCCCACCGTGAAGAGGCTGTGCGAGAAGGTGAAGGTGTGCTCGTGGTCCAGGTCGAAATAGAGACCCATGGGCACCGCGAACAGCAGCGCGAGCAGGGGGGCGGGGACGCGCCGCAGCGCCGCCACGCGCCTGGCCACCGCCGCGTGGCCGAAGAGGATGATGAGGCTCATCACGCCGATGAAGGCGATCTCCGGGTTGAGCTTCATCACGCTCCGGGGAATCTCCGCCAGCAGGTGCAGCGGCTCCTTGGCCTCGGGCGCCACGCCCAGCAGGACGTGGATCTGCTTGGAGCAGATGATGATGCCGATGGCCGCGAGCATTCCGTGCACCACGGAGGAGGGGAAGAAGTCCCCCAGGGTCCCGGCGCGCAGGAGCGCGAAGACGATCTGCACCGCCGCGGCCACCACGATGGTGGCCAGCGCCCGGCGGTAGCCCAGCGCTCCGTCGCCTCCGCCCAACTCCGTCACCGCGCCGAGCGCGATGACGATGAGCCCCGCGGCGGGCCCCTTGATGGTGAGCCGCGCGCTGCCCAGCCAGGTGGACACCAACCCGCCCACCACCGCCGTCAGGATGCCCGCCACCGGCGGGAAGCCACTGGCCATCGCGATGCCCAGGCACAGCGGCAGCGCGATGAGGAACACGAGAAAGCCGGAGACGATG
The DNA window shown above is from Cystobacter fuscus DSM 2262 and carries:
- a CDS encoding BMP family lipoprotein, which encodes MRPSLSTLLLASSLLLACKSAKEEPTPVAPAAPSAPAAATTPETVKPAPQTTRVGLVLSLGGRGDQSFNDSALRGLEEWAAGVKYEGGSYKDLTPEQRQASLQGSLGEDLARRDSPVEPLGISPIVIQSRVAEDYEPNLQLLADQGVPLSLAVGFQLENAVETAAKRDPEMHFLLVDSPLLSAQGEPYTLPNVRTVVFREEEGCYLVGALAGLATKTNKVGFVGGMEIPLVKRFEAGFRAGVAATNPKATVVVNYTGGFTNFALGKQVGQDLLTKGSDVIFAAAGVDGLGAIQAVKEARDGGKVVYVMGVDSDPSHLAPKAVLSAVIKRVDLVVYEAVRDQVRGQFRGGTQTLGLKEGGIAYAPVRLDFPGKDEALRTLESLKAKIIAGEIQVPTHPSQLTGSKPKP
- a CDS encoding isopenicillin N synthase family dioxygenase encodes the protein MAELPMNIPTVDLADLSSEDPSRIERGALALREAFGVFGLVYVKNHGVDAQALERLYDAFGAFIARPTEAKRPYGRADIWYQRGWTPPNTEVAVAGNGQPDFKECYFAAPYPPDENSVLEFPNLYPDNIWPEDAPPYFQEGLLSLGRSLHEAGLSLLKGAAVALGLPQTTFTGFCERGPHVTRALQYLPLKPSQVNTGILWGEEHTDFNLLTLLPGGRFLDPQARPAPRPDDQSGLYLRTRATPEQPKGRLVRGVAPAGCIVAQVGQQLEILTGGTFLATPHVITAPGVPGWQRQSAAHFMHVHTSTVLFPLEKFRTPEAVRNYAPPVLAGTYDIKTLVDIGLASPDALDQLGYRHYDRLHRMRADGSST
- a CDS encoding complex I subunit 4 family protein, which gives rise to MRSSLPLLSLLVVLPALGAAVLHRLRQPERQRQAALGVAALTLLLTLGAVVLFEGGVPGVQLHESWFRVPGLGVELRLGVDGMSVLALVVTALLTLGLVAAGPRQSLDRSTLGALLLTESMTLGFFCAEDLALMTVFFIATLVPTGALLAREARARPEARTLRTFGVYMLVSTLPLVVATALVGLGGWRSGAQAPFALTELIARGLPATWHLPVFTLLMLTVCVRMAVVPFHSWLPVLMARGPFGVGLLLVNAHAGLYLLVRVVMPLLPGEWNRGGVMLGTLGLCAALYGSLLALAQTDLRRVVGFLLASQSGLMLAGVAIGNTQSISGALVQSVAAGIALTGLDLVVRAIESRTGTTDMTRLGGLVRRAPRLAAFFFLMGFGSLGFPGTLSFVGEDLLLHGILDTHPLVALPLLLTTAINGVTFLRAFQRTFLGPHAHGQAALLETVEDLLPRERGMVFALFALVVLGGLVPGPLLHLRAAQVESLAGPESSSRHPGESAARGEVPSKALCLARP
- a CDS encoding NADH-quinone oxidoreductase subunit 5 family protein yields the protein MSVGNLELGWVAATAPLWPLLAFVTLGGVMLLHRAPGERAVVRGVLGALWLSLGASVVAATGLVWRHQDAWVVELGRWFSSGAYTFPVTLFIDRLSATMMVLSSAITLLIGRFSVNYLHREPGFARFFLLLALFASGMQVLVASGTIDLLFVGWELVGLTSALLIGFFHERTTPVRSGLRAFTLYRLCDMGLLMGAVLLHHFAGTAEWAEALGARAWPAPAVAMAMGPATALGLCLMLAAMGKSAQLPFSSWLPRAMEGPTPSSALFYGALSVHAGVYLLLRVAPLLQRSPVASGALVVVGLLTAVHATLVWRVQTDVKSSLAYGVLTQVGLMFAEVGLGLYRLALVHLVAHACLRCLQLLRAPSVLRDELARRAALREARRPTVAVAHHVLPEGWRRRFYRLALERFSLEVMHERWAMGPLLRAGQWMDRMERSWTGALSGWKSAPAEKAPAEPKQAPSSQSQSTGVV